From Apium graveolens cultivar Ventura chromosome 9, ASM990537v1, whole genome shotgun sequence, the proteins below share one genomic window:
- the LOC141683771 gene encoding E3 ubiquitin-protein ligase RSL1-like → MTKTKTRYEKFVPEWVSKGTCFICTELVTLPNKMFKNQNKCAHPICVECIIKYIKSKLDQGLHRIKCPVLDCAHLLDPVSCRPDIPSVVFDRWIDLLCEFAVLRIDRCYCPYKECSALILNECGGSTVSKSECPGCKNLFCFSCRVAWHAGHSCEEVRRLSDWNDNADGVLAENEKWQRCPACHHCVERVSGCNYVTCRYTCPCHCRVDVVK, encoded by the exons ATGACAAAGACAAAGACCAGATATGAAAAATTTGTCCCAGAATGGGTGTCAAAGGGCACCTGTTTCATTTGTACTGAACTCGTTACCTTACCGAACAAGATGTTCAAGAACCAGAACAAATGTGCCCATCCAATTTGTGTCGAGTGCATAATCAAGTACATTAAATCAAAACTCGATCAAGGATTGCACCGGATAAAGTGTCCAGTTTTGGACTGTGCACATCTTCTGGACCCTGTTTCCTGCAGACCGGATATCCCCAGCGTAGTCTTTGATAGATGGATTGACTTGCTTTGTGAATTCGCTGTTCTGAGAATTGACAGGTGTTATTGCCCTTATAAGGAATGCTCGGCCTTGATCTTGAACGAGTGCGGTGGGAGTACTGTGAGTAAATCTGAATGTCCCGGTTGCAAGAATTTGTTTTGTTTCTCTTGTCGAGTTGCTTGGCATGCAGGGCATAGCTGTGAAGAGGTCAGGAGACTGAGTGATTGGAATGATAATGCTGACGGAGTGCTGGCTGAGAACGAGAAGTGGCAGAGATGTCCCGCTTGTCATCACTGTGTTGAACGTGTTTCCGGTTGTAACTATGTTACTTGCAG GTACACATGTCCATGCCATTGTAGAGTCGATGTTGTCAAATAA
- the LOC141686852 gene encoding E3 ubiquitin-protein ligase RSL1-like → MGNSLAQQRRKQSEESPLEEIVIETLSIITCEICVESVSSDKLFKNRNKCAHPYCLDCITKYIDAKLDYSMSQIICPALNCDHHLDPLSCRPFISSLVFDKWCDLLCETAVLEIDRCYCPHGECSVLILNECGERVKKSTCPNCKKLFCFSCHTPWHAGYSCDEGRELRDANDYAVGVLAEKEKWQRCPACHHCVERISGCNYVTCRCGTRFCYNCGKKVKVSWCKCSTSFAERTAYILITLLTLVLCLIFFIPGLLVYIVYKFAHSLWQIIAD, encoded by the exons ATGGGAAATTCCCTAGCACAGCAAAGACGCAAACAAAGTGAAGAAAGTCCCCTGGAAGAAATTGTTATAGAAACTTTGTCGATAATCACATGTGAAATTTGTGTTGAATCAGTTTCCTCAGACAAACTGTTCAAGAACCGGAACAAATGTGCCCACCCGTATTGCCTAGACTGCATAACCAAATACATTGATGCAAAGCTCGATTACAGCATGTCCCAGATCATATGCCCTGCTTTAAATTGCGATCACCATCTGGATCCTCTTTCTTGCAGACCGTTTATTTCTAGCCTAGTGTTCGATAAGTGGTGTGACTTGCTCTGTGAAACTGCTGTTCTGGAAATCGACAGATGCTATTGCCCTCACGGGGAATGCTCAGTACTGATATTGAATGAATGCGGTGAAAGAGTGAAAAAGTCTACTTGTCCTAACTGCAAGAAGTTGTTCTGTTTTTCTTGTCACACTCCTTGGCATGCAGGGTATAGTTGCGACGAAGGTAGAGAACTGAGAGATGCGAATGATTATGCTGTTGGAGTGTTGGCTGAGAAGGAGAAGTGGCAGAGATGTCCCGCTTGTCATCACTGTGTTGAACGTATCTCCGGTTGTAACTATGTTACTTGCAG ATGTGGTACTCGGTTTTGCTACAATTGTGGGAAAAAGGTGAAGGTTTCTTGGTGCAAGTGTTCGACAAGCTTTGCAGAAAGAACAGCATATATATTGATCACCTTACTTACTCTGGTCTTGTGCTTGATATTCTTCATTCCTGGACTATTGGTGTATATAGTATATAAATTTGCCCATTCATTATGGCAAATCATAGCTGATTAG
- the LOC141687532 gene encoding E3 ubiquitin-protein ligase RSL1-like, with amino-acid sequence MGFFLRKFTARDNFAQRRCKESEECSPEEIITESVTIITCEICVEPVSSNKLFKNQKKCAHPYCLDCITKYIDAKLDYGVSRIICPALNCDNYLDDVSCRPFISSQVFDKWCELLCESAVLEIDRCYCPYGDCSVLILNECGGTVKRSKCPKCKKLFCFSCQAVWHAGFRCEEARELRNSSDIAVGVLAEKKKWQRCPACHHCVERVSGCNYVTCRCGTLFCYKCGKKVKQHCCWCSINYVDVLDILRSLVLWVLTFSFPAVCIYIVGSFYGFY; translated from the exons ATGGGATTTTTTTTGAGAAAATTCACGGCAAGAGACAACTTTGCACAACGGAGATGcaaagaaagtgaagaatgtTCCCCAGAAGAAATTATTACAGAAAGTGTGACAATAATCACATGTGAAATTTGTGTAGAACCTGTTTCCTCGAACAAACTGTTCAAGAACCAGAAAAAATGTGCCCACCCCTATTGCCTAGACTGCATAACCAAATACATTGATGCAAAGCTCGATTACGGAGTGTCCAGAATCATATGCCCTGCTTTAAATTGCGATAATTATTTAGATGATGTTTCCTGCAGACCGTTTATTTCTAGTCAAGTGTTCGATAAGTGGTGTGAATTGCTCTGTGAATCTGCGGTTCTTGAAATTGACAGATGCTATTGCCCTTACGGGGATTGCTCAGTTCTGATATTGAATGAATGTGGGGGAACTGTGAAAAGGTCTAAGTGTCCGAAGTGCAAAAAATTGTTCTGTTTCTCTTGTCAGGCTGTTTGGCATGCAGGGTTTAGGTGTGAGGAAGCTAGAGAACTGAGAAATTCGAGTGACATTGCTGTCGGAGTATTGGCTGAGAAGAAGAAGTGGCAGAGATGTCCCGCTTGTCATCACTGTGTTGAACGTGTTTCCGGTTGTAACTATGTTACTTGCAG ATGCGGTACTTTGTTTTGCTACAAGTGCGGGAAAAAGGTGAAGCAACATTGCTGCTGGTGTTCGATAAACTATGTAGATGTTTTAGATATATTGAGGAGCTTAGTTTTGTGGGTCTTGACATTCTCTTTTCCCGCAGTATGCATATATATTGTTGGTTCCTTTTATGGATTTTACTAG